A single uncultured Methanolobus sp. DNA region contains:
- the argF gene encoding ornithine carbamoyltransferase — MKHLISMADLTHDEINELLDMAEDLKEKRLRGKVTDLLKNKSLGMIFEKSSTRTRVSFEVAMCDLGGHALYLNARDMQLGRGETIGDTSEVLSRYLYGIIARVYSHETVKQLAEHSSIPVINALSDKEHPCQILADLLTIREYKCGLAGLKYAWVGDGNNVCNSAIIGCALMGMEAVVACPPGYEPDEDVVELARELGGNITITNDPHEAAKDADILYADVWVSMGDEDEREKRLKDLAPYQINTELVEQAKPDVIVMHCLPAHRGEEISAEVMDGPHSVVFDQAENRLHAQKALLMKMMA, encoded by the coding sequence ATGAAGCACCTGATTTCAATGGCAGACCTGACTCATGACGAGATCAATGAGTTACTCGATATGGCGGAGGATCTTAAGGAGAAACGCCTGAGGGGAAAGGTCACAGACCTGCTAAAGAATAAGAGTCTCGGCATGATCTTTGAAAAGTCATCTACACGTACCCGTGTGTCTTTTGAGGTTGCTATGTGTGACCTTGGCGGGCACGCTCTCTATCTCAACGCCAGGGATATGCAGCTTGGCAGAGGTGAGACGATAGGTGACACCTCCGAGGTTCTTTCCAGATACCTCTATGGTATCATTGCAAGGGTCTATAGCCATGAAACGGTGAAACAGCTGGCAGAGCATTCCTCTATTCCGGTTATCAATGCGCTTTCCGATAAGGAACACCCATGCCAGATTCTTGCTGACCTTCTCACTATCCGCGAGTACAAATGTGGGCTTGCCGGTTTGAAGTACGCCTGGGTTGGCGACGGGAACAATGTCTGTAATTCTGCTATTATCGGCTGTGCCCTCATGGGCATGGAGGCTGTGGTCGCATGTCCTCCGGGATATGAGCCGGATGAGGATGTTGTTGAGCTTGCAAGAGAACTTGGCGGAAACATTACTATCACCAATGATCCGCATGAGGCTGCAAAGGATGCAGATATCCTTTATGCTGATGTGTGGGTCTCAATGGGCGATGAGGATGAGCGCGAGAAGCGTTTGAAAGACCTCGCACCATATCAGATCAATACTGAACTGGTTGAGCAGGCTAAACCTGATGTCATCGTTATGCATTGTCTCCCTGCACACCGCGGTGAGGAAATAAGTGCAGAGGTTATGGATGGTCCTCATTCCGTGGTCTTTGACCAGGCAGAGAACCGCCTGCACGCCCAGAAAGCTCTCCTTATGAAAATGATGGCATAA